The proteins below come from a single Pseudomonas chlororaphis genomic window:
- a CDS encoding class V aminotransferase: MNERRTFLKRAGILAAGLPLANSLPATAGTPSLPSLPRDKWAQLRSLFDQDPDYLHFANFLVTTHPRPVREAIEQHRAALDKNPGLQMDWDLGITEAREENVRTWAGRYLQAGPRQIALTGSTTQGLAMIYGGVQVKPDQEILTTVHEHYATHTILDLRTQRDGTRVRKIKLFEDAHRASHDEILAAIDRAIRPQTRVLGMTWVHSGSGVKLPIDQIGALVERHNQGRRDDQRIVYVVDGVHGFGVEDVGFAAMNCDFFIAGTHKWMFGPRGTGLVCSRSDELKYVTPIIPTFSEATAFSTVMTPGGFHAFEHRWAVDEAFKLHLELGKAEVQARIHALNSYLKKQLVAMPQVELVTPLSPALSAGFTFFRIKGRESDRVAGDLMKQRVIVDAVHRDAGPVIRTAPGLLNNEAQIDRFMTLLNQAI, encoded by the coding sequence ATGAATGAACGCCGCACGTTCCTGAAGCGGGCCGGGATCCTCGCCGCCGGCCTACCCCTGGCCAACAGCCTGCCCGCCACGGCCGGCACCCCATCGCTGCCGTCGCTGCCCCGGGATAAATGGGCGCAACTGCGCTCGTTGTTCGACCAGGATCCGGACTACCTGCATTTCGCCAACTTCCTCGTCACCACCCACCCGCGCCCAGTGCGCGAGGCCATCGAGCAACACCGCGCCGCCCTCGACAAGAACCCCGGCCTGCAGATGGACTGGGACCTGGGCATCACCGAAGCCCGCGAGGAGAACGTGCGCACCTGGGCCGGCCGCTACCTGCAAGCGGGCCCCAGGCAGATCGCCCTCACCGGCAGCACCACCCAGGGCCTGGCGATGATCTACGGCGGGGTCCAGGTCAAGCCTGACCAGGAAATCCTCACCACCGTCCACGAACACTACGCCACCCACACCATCCTCGACCTACGCACCCAACGGGACGGCACCCGCGTGCGCAAGATCAAGCTGTTCGAGGACGCCCACCGCGCCAGTCACGATGAAATCCTGGCCGCCATCGACCGCGCCATCCGCCCGCAAACAAGGGTGCTGGGCATGACCTGGGTGCACTCCGGCAGCGGCGTGAAGTTGCCCATCGACCAGATCGGTGCGCTGGTGGAGCGGCACAACCAGGGCCGCCGCGATGACCAACGCATCGTCTACGTGGTGGACGGCGTACACGGTTTCGGCGTGGAGGACGTGGGCTTTGCGGCGATGAACTGCGACTTCTTCATCGCCGGCACCCACAAGTGGATGTTCGGCCCGCGCGGCACGGGGCTGGTGTGCAGCCGCAGCGACGAACTCAAATACGTCACGCCGATCATCCCGACCTTTTCCGAAGCCACGGCGTTTTCCACCGTCATGACCCCGGGCGGCTTCCATGCCTTCGAGCACCGCTGGGCGGTGGACGAGGCCTTCAAGCTGCACCTGGAGCTGGGCAAGGCCGAGGTTCAGGCGCGCATTCACGCCCTCAACAGCTACCTGAAAAAACAGCTGGTGGCGATGCCGCAGGTTGAACTGGTCACGCCGTTGAGCCCGGCGCTGTCGGCCGGCTTTACCTTTTTCCGCATCAAGGGCCGCGAGAGCGACCGGGTGGCCGGTGACCTGATGAAGCAACGCGTGATCGTCGACGCCGTTCACCGCGATGCCGGGCCGGTGATACGCACCGCACCGGGCCTGCTCAACAACGAAGCCCAAATCGATCGTTTCATGACGCTGTTGAACCAGGCGATCTGA
- a CDS encoding chromophore maturation protein PvdO, giving the protein MNRFPLKVLAALALVALLPSGAEASQPGQVFRDCKDCPEMVVLPTGTFQMGTPPDEVGREPDEGPMHPVTFARPLAISRFQVLKGEWFAYLRDTGYTMPDGDDRPGRACKAGIPDYQGSDPRKQYSDRHPAVCMDFNEANAYVAWLSKKTGKPYRLTSESVREYAARGGTTGPFPFPFDEGKDYSIARHANTYGAADGFNFTSPAGSFPANAFGVYDMHGNVYEWTADCYNDSYTGAPNDGSAWLDGDCKVRRIRGNDWGEAPVFSRSGNRNAAYPDARGDWLGFRVVRDM; this is encoded by the coding sequence ATGAACCGTTTTCCACTGAAGGTACTTGCCGCATTGGCCTTGGTCGCCCTGCTGCCCAGCGGCGCCGAAGCGTCTCAACCGGGCCAGGTGTTTCGCGATTGCAAGGATTGCCCGGAGATGGTCGTGTTGCCCACCGGCACCTTCCAAATGGGCACCCCGCCGGACGAAGTCGGCCGCGAGCCGGACGAAGGCCCGATGCACCCGGTGACGTTCGCCCGGCCTCTGGCGATCAGCCGCTTCCAGGTGTTGAAGGGTGAATGGTTCGCCTATTTGCGCGACACCGGCTACACGATGCCAGACGGTGATGACCGCCCTGGCCGCGCCTGCAAGGCCGGCATCCCGGATTACCAGGGCAGCGACCCGCGCAAGCAATACAGCGACCGCCACCCGGCGGTGTGCATGGACTTCAACGAGGCCAATGCCTACGTGGCCTGGTTGTCGAAGAAAACCGGCAAGCCCTACCGACTGACCAGCGAGTCGGTGCGCGAATACGCCGCGCGCGGCGGCACTACCGGGCCGTTCCCCTTCCCGTTCGATGAAGGCAAGGACTACAGCATCGCCCGGCATGCCAACACCTACGGCGCCGCCGATGGCTTCAACTTCACCTCGCCGGCCGGCAGCTTCCCGGCCAACGCCTTCGGCGTGTACGACATGCACGGCAATGTCTACGAGTGGACAGCCGATTGCTACAACGACAGCTACACCGGCGCCCCGAACGACGGCAGCGCCTGGCTCGACGGCGACTGCAAGGTGCGGCGTATCCGTGGCAACGACTGGGGCGAGGCGCCAGTGTTTTCCCGCTCGGGCAACCGTAACGCGGCGTACCCCGATGCGCGTGGGGATTGGCTGGGGTTTCGGGTGGTGCGGGATATGTAG
- a CDS encoding cyclic peptide transporter: MNQPTRGVMHELFTLLKPFRLIVIGAIALGMLGGLSVTVLLATINQVLHADNGLSATVVGVFAGLCLLALTSSIFSDIGTNYVGQKIIARLRKTLGEKVLSAPIEQIERYRSHRLIPVLTHDVDTISDFAFAFAPLAISLTVTLGCMGYLALLSWPMFLVTVVAILIGTVIQYIARGRGMQGFLNAREHEDELQKHYNAIAEGAKELRIHRPRRQRMFVSGIERTADTICDTQIRSVNIFVVAKTLGSMLFFVVIGLALALQSLWPSADKAVMSGFVLVLLYMKGPLEHLIGTLPIVSRAQIAFRRIAELSERFSSPEPHLLLSDPGNSKASVRSLELNNVAYSFPSVEGATPFRLGPVNLRIDQGEIIFIVGENGCGKTTLIKLLLGLYAPQQGEIRLNGRAVTDLDRDDYRQLFTTIFADYYLFDDVVQGETHIPDDANQYLQRLEIAHKVSVRDGTFTTTDLSTGQRKRLALVNAWLEERPVLVFDEWAADQDPTFRRIFYTELLPDLKRLGKTIIVISHDDRYFDIADQLVRMEAGHVVTELQPA; encoded by the coding sequence ATGAACCAACCAACACGCGGGGTGATGCACGAGCTGTTCACGCTGCTCAAACCTTTCCGGCTGATTGTCATCGGCGCCATTGCGCTGGGCATGCTTGGCGGGCTCAGCGTCACGGTGCTGCTGGCGACGATCAACCAGGTCCTGCACGCCGACAACGGCCTCAGCGCCACGGTGGTCGGCGTGTTTGCCGGGCTGTGCCTGCTGGCGCTGACCAGCTCGATCTTCTCGGACATCGGCACCAACTATGTCGGCCAGAAAATCATCGCCCGTTTGCGCAAGACCCTGGGAGAAAAAGTGCTGTCGGCGCCCATCGAACAGATCGAGCGCTACCGCAGCCATCGCCTGATCCCGGTGCTGACCCACGACGTCGACACCATCAGCGACTTCGCCTTCGCCTTTGCCCCGCTGGCCATTTCCCTGACCGTCACACTCGGTTGCATGGGTTACCTGGCGCTGCTGTCGTGGCCGATGTTCCTGGTCACCGTGGTGGCGATCCTGATCGGCACGGTCATCCAGTACATCGCCCGAGGCCGCGGCATGCAGGGTTTCCTGAACGCCCGCGAACACGAGGACGAACTGCAGAAGCACTACAACGCCATCGCCGAGGGCGCCAAGGAGCTGCGCATCCACCGCCCCCGTCGCCAGCGCATGTTCGTCTCGGGCATCGAACGCACCGCCGACACGATCTGCGACACACAGATCCGCTCGGTGAATATCTTCGTGGTCGCCAAGACCCTAGGCTCCATGCTGTTTTTCGTGGTTATCGGCCTGGCCCTGGCGCTGCAATCGCTGTGGCCAAGCGCGGACAAAGCGGTGATGAGCGGTTTCGTGCTGGTGCTGCTGTACATGAAGGGGCCGCTGGAACACTTGATCGGCACCCTGCCGATCGTCAGCCGCGCGCAGATCGCCTTCCGCCGGATCGCCGAGCTGTCGGAACGGTTTTCCTCGCCCGAACCACACCTGCTGCTCAGCGACCCGGGCAATAGCAAGGCCTCCGTGCGAAGCCTGGAACTGAACAACGTGGCCTACAGCTTCCCGTCGGTCGAAGGCGCCACGCCCTTTCGCCTGGGCCCGGTGAACCTGCGCATCGACCAGGGCGAGATCATTTTCATCGTCGGAGAAAACGGCTGTGGCAAGACCACGCTGATCAAGCTGTTGCTGGGCCTGTATGCCCCGCAACAGGGGGAAATCCGCCTCAATGGCCGGGCGGTGACCGACCTGGACCGCGACGACTACCGCCAACTGTTCACAACGATCTTTGCCGACTACTACCTGTTCGACGACGTCGTGCAGGGCGAGACCCACATCCCCGACGACGCCAACCAGTATCTGCAACGCCTGGAGATCGCCCACAAGGTCAGCGTGCGCGACGGCACCTTCACCACCACCGACCTGTCCACCGGCCAACGCAAGCGCCTGGCCCTGGTCAACGCCTGGCTGGAAGAGCGCCCGGTGCTGGTGTTCGACGAATGGGCCGCCGACCAGGACCCGACTTTCCGGCGGATTTTCTACACCGAGCTGCTGCCGGACCTCAAGCGCCTGGGCAAGACCATCATCGTGATTTCCCACGACGACCGTTACTTCGATATCGCCGACCAGTTGGTGCGTATGGAAGCCGGCCATGTCGTCACCGAGCTGCAACCGGCCTGA
- a CDS encoding TonB-dependent receptor — translation MRHSFRPHVPVLCALVLGLPLTAQAQSLPINIQAQPLGSALQEFGRQTNLQVLYNPADVSGLRSTAVSGDLEPAAAMARLLQGTPIAYSVQGNSMTLRSRNDGAGLDLAPINISGTQESAWGPVDGIVAKKTGTGTKTDTPLNEVPQTVNVITQDEVKLRGSQSVTEALRYTAGMTGGGFSDRVTIFDEPTSRGFIPTPLYLDGLHLPYGGGSTGGALQIDPYTLERIEVLKGPASVLYGQNQPGGIVNMVSKRPTATPLHEVTLGAGDNDRKKLGFDLAGPLDDQGEFLYRLTGVAEDSGSEIDYVEKNRMLLAPSLTWNPSDETSITFFAQYQKDHDTPSAQGLPASGTVLPNPNGKYSRSTFFGEPDVNKYNREQFVVGYEASHELNDVWTLKQTARYAQVDDQYVDPLHGYGFIANPVTGANDQRYMRRYGVDWSQTNKVYNIDTTAQAKFHTGALDHTVLLGVDHYHFESKFLGLYDRSASAIDMYNPVYGGAINFSSPYRWDNTVRQTGLYVQDQLKWDKWFLTLGGRYDFAETDNKRPLDGTSTKTRDEKFSGRAGFGYLFDNGLTPYVSYSESFLPVTDTGFGNTAFKPTTGKQYEAGIKYEPKAIDGFIQLSVYDIVQKNVVTSNPLTPGFSGQSGEVRSQGIELEGKVNLNKNVRVIGSVSRNDIEYTKDNDGREGRHPASAPPLTASAWIDYTFTGASPLAGLGAGIGARYVRESYGTDYEGAFTIPSYTVYDAMMSYDFEKSPLHIKGVSVRMNMENLEDKKYVASCRSNWDCYYGQGRTLTTDLTYNW, via the coding sequence ATCCGTCATTCGTTTCGACCGCATGTCCCGGTCCTCTGCGCGCTGGTCCTGGGCCTGCCGCTGACGGCCCAGGCCCAGAGCCTGCCGATCAACATCCAGGCGCAACCGCTGGGCAGCGCGTTGCAGGAGTTCGGTCGCCAGACCAACCTGCAAGTGCTCTACAACCCGGCCGACGTCAGTGGCCTGCGCAGCACCGCGGTGAGCGGTGACCTGGAGCCGGCCGCCGCCATGGCCCGGTTGCTCCAGGGCACCCCGATCGCCTACAGCGTCCAGGGCAACAGCATGACACTGCGCAGCCGCAACGATGGCGCGGGCCTGGACTTGGCGCCGATCAACATTTCGGGCACCCAGGAGTCGGCATGGGGGCCGGTGGATGGGATCGTCGCGAAAAAAACCGGCACCGGCACCAAGACCGACACGCCGCTCAACGAAGTGCCGCAGACCGTCAACGTCATCACCCAGGACGAGGTCAAGCTGCGTGGCTCGCAGAGCGTCACCGAAGCCCTGCGCTACACCGCCGGCATGACCGGCGGCGGTTTCTCCGACCGTGTGACGATCTTCGACGAACCGACTTCCCGCGGCTTCATCCCGACGCCGCTGTACCTCGACGGCCTGCACCTGCCCTACGGCGGCGGCAGCACCGGCGGCGCCCTGCAGATCGACCCGTACACCCTGGAGCGCATCGAAGTGCTCAAGGGCCCGGCCTCGGTGCTCTACGGCCAGAACCAGCCGGGCGGGATCGTCAACATGGTCAGCAAGCGCCCCACCGCCACGCCGTTGCATGAGGTGACCCTGGGCGCCGGCGACAACGACCGCAAGAAACTCGGCTTCGACCTGGCCGGCCCGCTGGATGACCAGGGCGAATTCCTCTATCGCCTGACCGGCGTGGCGGAGGATTCCGGTTCGGAAATCGACTACGTCGAGAAAAACCGCATGCTCCTGGCGCCGAGCCTGACGTGGAACCCGAGCGACGAAACCAGCATCACCTTCTTCGCCCAGTACCAGAAAGACCACGACACCCCGTCCGCCCAGGGCCTGCCCGCCTCCGGCACGGTGCTGCCGAACCCGAACGGCAAGTACAGCCGCTCGACCTTCTTCGGCGAGCCGGACGTGAACAAGTACAACCGCGAGCAGTTCGTCGTGGGCTATGAGGCCTCCCATGAACTCAATGATGTCTGGACGCTGAAGCAGACCGCCCGTTACGCCCAGGTCGATGACCAGTACGTGGATCCGCTGCACGGCTACGGCTTCATCGCCAACCCGGTCACCGGGGCCAACGACCAACGCTACATGCGCCGCTACGGAGTGGACTGGTCGCAGACCAACAAGGTCTACAACATCGATACCACTGCCCAGGCCAAATTCCACACAGGGGCACTGGACCACACCGTCTTGCTGGGCGTGGACCACTACCATTTCGAATCGAAGTTCCTCGGCCTGTACGATCGCAGCGCGTCGGCCATCGACATGTACAACCCGGTGTACGGCGGCGCGATCAATTTCAGCTCGCCCTACCGCTGGGACAACACCGTTCGCCAGACCGGGCTGTATGTCCAGGACCAGCTCAAATGGGACAAGTGGTTCCTCACGCTGGGCGGCCGCTATGACTTTGCCGAAACCGACAACAAGCGTCCGCTTGACGGGACCAGCACCAAGACCCGGGATGAAAAATTCAGTGGTCGGGCCGGCTTCGGCTACCTGTTCGATAACGGTCTGACGCCTTATGTGAGCTACTCGGAGTCATTCCTCCCCGTCACTGACACCGGGTTTGGCAACACCGCGTTCAAGCCGACGACAGGCAAGCAGTACGAAGCCGGGATCAAGTACGAACCCAAGGCTATCGACGGTTTTATCCAGTTGTCGGTCTACGACATCGTGCAAAAGAATGTGGTGACGTCCAATCCGCTCACCCCCGGCTTCAGCGGCCAGTCCGGTGAAGTGCGTTCCCAGGGCATCGAGTTGGAAGGCAAGGTCAACCTCAACAAGAACGTACGGGTGATCGGTTCGGTGTCGCGCAACGACATCGAGTACACCAAGGACAACGACGGTCGCGAAGGCCGTCACCCGGCCAGTGCGCCACCCCTCACCGCCTCGGCCTGGATCGACTACACCTTCACCGGCGCCAGCCCCCTGGCCGGTCTCGGCGCGGGCATCGGCGCACGGTATGTGCGCGAGAGCTACGGCACCGACTACGAAGGCGCATTCACGATTCCGTCCTACACGGTCTACGACGCCATGATGTCCTACGACTTCGAGAAATCCCCGCTGCACATCAAGGGCGTGAGCGTGCGGATGAACATGGAAAACCTCGAGGACAAGAAATACGTCGCCAGTTGCCGCAGCAACTGGGACTGCTACTACGGCCAGGGCCGCACCCTCACCACCGACCTGACCTACAACTGGTAA
- a CDS encoding nucleotide cyclase — MALHQVRPRILGFISEDVSAWLVATLVLLAGSFLTAVLSWAMMNLFGQQLRQRFELQAEERFSRIEERFQEQEQRLDGLRRFFANSESVSNDEFRGYAEALLRRTRALAWAPRVRRDERLAFEQQARADGSINFTVREADGSGGLRPAAERDEYVPVLYVQSQASYGSPLGMDLLFEPVRRATLDRARQSGRLAVSQPLDLIGVDPAFTRGVLLAAPVTRPGATEPFGYVVAAISMRQLAGDGLPTAGHDNLSMRVIDLSADDREEALFESPTPAGHSELSETRRVRLADRDYRVELRPSRTFLTTNHSSAASLVVLGGLLSLLLSALLYVLVSQRQRALKLVEQRTRELRAREQELRGTHGQLRGVLDAATEVAIIATDLRGVITTFNAGAEQMLGYPSSEVLQSMTLESLHVPRELQARAAQLGARFGKPIPTCHAMLLEGGEQGGQQAREWTLVRRDGSHLTVNMLATPMLDDQGLWVGHLAICIDITERKRVHEALAARDLLLKKLSAHVPGGIYQFKMDFNGRFSVIYASDGIRDIYELEPHVLVQNAEAIFSRIHCLDASRVRSSIRASADTLSPWREEYRLQLPQRGLRWVRGEATPEELPGGGVLWHGYISDISDLKRVEEELRALSVTDALTGIRNRRYFQERLTSEMSRVERGSGGLAVIMLDIDHFKRINDQHGHAVGDRVLQAVCQRVAQRLRRTDVFCRLGGEEFVVLCPDTDSESAYALALGLWEGLRSAPIEDVGIVTASFGIATWRAGEGADALLLRADSGVYAAKQAGRDRVETQLG, encoded by the coding sequence ATGGCCTTGCATCAGGTGCGCCCCAGGATCCTGGGCTTTATCAGCGAAGACGTCTCGGCCTGGCTCGTGGCAACGCTGGTCTTGCTGGCCGGCAGCTTTCTGACGGCGGTGCTGAGCTGGGCGATGATGAACCTGTTCGGCCAGCAACTGCGCCAGCGCTTCGAACTGCAGGCCGAGGAGCGTTTCAGCCGGATCGAGGAGCGCTTCCAGGAGCAGGAGCAGCGTCTGGATGGCCTGCGGCGCTTCTTCGCCAACTCGGAGTCGGTGTCCAATGACGAATTCCGCGGGTACGCCGAAGCCTTGTTGCGACGTACCCGGGCGCTTGCCTGGGCGCCCAGGGTGCGACGGGACGAACGGCTGGCGTTCGAACAGCAGGCGCGGGCCGACGGCTCGATAAACTTCACCGTCCGTGAAGCCGACGGCAGCGGTGGTCTGCGGCCGGCCGCCGAGCGGGACGAGTATGTGCCGGTGCTCTACGTGCAAAGCCAGGCCTCCTATGGCTCGCCCTTGGGCATGGACCTGCTGTTCGAGCCCGTTCGGCGGGCCACCCTGGACCGGGCGCGGCAGAGTGGCCGGCTGGCGGTTTCACAGCCACTGGACCTGATTGGCGTCGATCCGGCCTTCACCCGCGGCGTGTTGCTGGCGGCACCGGTCACCCGACCAGGGGCCACCGAACCGTTCGGGTATGTGGTCGCGGCCATCAGCATGCGCCAACTGGCGGGCGACGGCCTGCCGACGGCCGGTCATGACAATCTGTCGATGCGGGTTATCGACCTGTCTGCGGACGATCGCGAGGAAGCCCTGTTCGAATCGCCCACCCCGGCCGGCCACAGCGAATTGTCGGAGACCCGCCGAGTGCGTCTGGCCGATCGCGATTATCGGGTGGAGTTGCGGCCCAGCCGGACGTTCCTGACAACCAACCACTCATCGGCGGCAAGCCTGGTGGTGCTGGGTGGTTTGCTCAGCCTGTTGCTCAGCGCCTTGCTTTACGTGCTGGTCAGCCAGCGGCAACGGGCACTGAAACTGGTGGAGCAACGCACCCGCGAATTGCGGGCCAGGGAGCAGGAACTGCGCGGCACCCATGGCCAGTTGCGCGGGGTGCTGGATGCGGCGACGGAGGTGGCGATCATCGCCACGGACCTGCGCGGCGTCATCACGACTTTCAACGCCGGCGCCGAACAGATGCTCGGCTACCCCAGCAGCGAGGTCCTGCAAAGCATGACCCTCGAAAGCCTGCATGTGCCGCGTGAACTCCAGGCCCGGGCCGCCCAGCTCGGTGCGCGTTTCGGCAAGCCGATCCCCACCTGTCACGCGATGTTGCTCGAGGGGGGCGAGCAGGGCGGCCAGCAGGCACGGGAATGGACCCTGGTGCGTCGCGACGGCAGCCATCTGACCGTGAACATGCTGGCCACGCCGATGCTCGATGACCAGGGGCTGTGGGTCGGGCACCTGGCGATCTGCATCGACATCACCGAACGCAAGCGCGTCCACGAAGCCCTGGCGGCACGGGACCTGTTGCTGAAGAAACTCAGCGCCCATGTGCCGGGCGGCATCTATCAGTTCAAGATGGATTTCAACGGCCGTTTCAGTGTGATCTACGCCAGCGACGGCATTCGCGACATCTACGAATTGGAGCCGCACGTGCTGGTGCAGAACGCCGAGGCGATTTTCTCGCGCATTCATTGCCTGGACGCCAGCCGCGTGCGCAGCTCGATTCGTGCGTCGGCCGATACCTTGAGCCCCTGGCGTGAAGAATACCGGCTGCAGTTGCCGCAGCGGGGCCTGCGTTGGGTCCGGGGCGAGGCCACGCCGGAGGAACTGCCCGGCGGCGGGGTGTTGTGGCACGGCTACATCTCGGATATTTCCGACCTCAAGCGGGTGGAGGAAGAACTGCGGGCGCTGTCGGTTACCGATGCCTTGACGGGGATTCGCAACCGCCGTTATTTCCAGGAGCGACTGACCTCGGAGATGTCCCGGGTCGAGCGTGGTTCCGGGGGGCTGGCGGTGATCATGTTGGACATCGATCACTTCAAGCGCATCAACGACCAGCATGGCCATGCGGTGGGCGACCGGGTGTTGCAGGCGGTCTGCCAGCGGGTTGCCCAGCGGTTGCGACGTACCGATGTGTTCTGCCGATTGGGTGGGGAAGAGTTCGTGGTGTTGTGTCCGGACACGGACAGCGAGAGTGCCTATGCCCTGGCCCTGGGACTGTGGGAAGGCTTGCGCTCGGCCCCGATCGAGGACGTGGGAATCGTCACCGCCAGCTTCGGCATCGCCACCTGGCGCGCCGGTGAGGGCGCCGATGCCTTGTTGCTACGGGCCGACTCGGGCGTGTATGCCGCCAAGCAGGCTGGGCGGGATCGCGTGGAAACGCAGTTGGGATAG
- a CDS encoding 50S rRNA methyltransferase, with translation MSDRFELFLTCPKGLEGLLIEEAVGLGLEEAREHTSAVRGMADMETAYRLCLWSRLANRVLLVLKRFEMKNADDLYHGVLDVDWQDHMLADGTLAVEFSGHGSGIDNTHFGALKVKDAIVDKLRTPSGERPSVDKLNPDLRIHLRLDRGEAILSLDLSGHSLHQRGYRLQQGAAPLKENLAAAILIRAGWPRIAAEGGALADPMCGVGTFLVEAGMIAADMAPNLRRQQWGFTAWLGHVPALWKKLHEEATARAAAGLAKPPLWIRGYEADPRLIQPGRNNVERAGLSEWIKIYQGEVATFEPRPDQNQKGLVICNPPYGERLGDEASLLYLYQNLGERLRQACLNWEAAVFTGAPDLGKRMGIRSHKQYSFWNGALPCKLLLIKVLPDQFVTGERRTPEQRQAEREQALLDQQAPAATQERQYNKNGNPIKPAPVPAPVVEQARLSEGGQMFANRLQKNLKLLGKWAKREGVDCYRVYDADMPEYAMAIDLYHDWVHVQEYAAPKSIDPEKASARLFDALAAIPQALSVDKSRVVIKRRERQSGTKQYERQSAQGKFTEVNEGGVKLLVNLTDYLDTGLFLDHRPMRLRIQKEAAGKRFLNLFCYTATASVHAAKGGARSTTSVDLSKTYLDWARRNLSLNGFSDKNRLEQGDVMAWLEASRDEYDLIFIDPPTFSNSKRMEGIFDVQRDHVQLLDLAMARLAPGGVLYFSNNFRKFQLEDNLGERYAVEEITAKTIDPDFARNGKIHRAWKITAR, from the coding sequence ATGTCCGACCGTTTCGAACTCTTCCTCACTTGCCCCAAGGGCCTCGAAGGCCTGCTCATCGAGGAAGCCGTCGGGCTTGGCCTTGAAGAGGCGCGCGAGCACACCTCGGCCGTGCGCGGCATGGCCGACATGGAGACCGCGTACCGCCTGTGCCTGTGGTCGCGCCTGGCCAACCGGGTGCTGCTGGTCCTCAAGCGGTTCGAGATGAAGAACGCCGACGACCTGTACCACGGCGTGCTGGACGTCGACTGGCAAGACCACATGCTGGCCGACGGCACCCTGGCGGTGGAGTTCAGCGGACACGGTTCGGGCATCGACAACACCCACTTCGGCGCCTTGAAGGTCAAGGATGCCATCGTCGACAAGCTGCGTACCCCGTCGGGCGAGCGGCCGTCCGTCGACAAGCTCAACCCGGACCTGCGCATCCACCTGCGCCTGGACCGTGGCGAAGCGATCCTGTCCCTCGACCTTTCCGGCCACAGCCTGCACCAGCGCGGCTATCGCTTGCAGCAGGGCGCTGCGCCGCTGAAGGAAAACCTCGCCGCCGCGATCCTGATCCGGGCCGGTTGGCCGCGCATCGCCGCCGAAGGCGGGGCGCTGGCCGATCCGATGTGCGGCGTGGGCACGTTCCTGGTGGAAGCCGGCATGATCGCCGCCGACATGGCGCCGAACCTGCGTCGCCAGCAGTGGGGCTTCACCGCGTGGCTCGGCCATGTGCCGGCGCTGTGGAAGAAACTCCACGAAGAGGCCACCGCCCGCGCTGCCGCCGGGCTGGCCAAGCCGCCGCTGTGGATTCGCGGCTACGAGGCTGATCCACGGCTGATCCAGCCGGGCCGCAACAACGTCGAGCGTGCCGGCTTGAGCGAGTGGATCAAGATCTATCAGGGCGAAGTCGCCACCTTCGAACCCCGCCCGGACCAGAACCAGAAAGGCCTGGTCATCTGCAACCCTCCGTACGGCGAGCGGCTTGGCGACGAAGCGAGCCTGCTCTACCTCTACCAGAACCTCGGCGAGCGCCTGCGCCAGGCCTGCCTGAACTGGGAGGCCGCTGTGTTCACCGGCGCGCCGGACCTGGGCAAGCGCATGGGTATCCGCAGCCACAAGCAGTATTCGTTCTGGAACGGCGCCTTGCCGTGCAAATTGTTGCTGATCAAGGTGCTGCCGGACCAGTTCGTCACCGGCGAGCGTCGCACCCCGGAACAGCGTCAGGCCGAGCGCGAGCAGGCCCTCCTTGACCAGCAAGCGCCCGCGGCAACGCAGGAGCGCCAGTACAACAAGAATGGCAACCCGATCAAGCCGGCTCCTGTCCCCGCCCCGGTGGTGGAGCAGGCACGCTTGAGCGAAGGCGGGCAGATGTTCGCCAATCGCCTGCAAAAGAACCTCAAATTGCTGGGTAAGTGGGCCAAACGTGAAGGTGTGGACTGCTACCGGGTCTACGATGCCGACATGCCGGAATACGCCATGGCCATCGACCTGTACCATGACTGGGTCCATGTGCAGGAATACGCCGCGCCGAAATCCATCGACCCGGAAAAGGCCTCGGCCCGGCTGTTCGATGCCCTGGCGGCCATTCCCCAGGCCCTGAGCGTCGACAAGAGCCGCGTGGTGATCAAGCGTCGCGAACGCCAGAGCGGCACCAAGCAATACGAGCGCCAGAGCGCCCAGGGCAAGTTCACCGAGGTCAACGAAGGTGGCGTCAAGCTGCTGGTCAACCTCACCGACTACCTGGACACCGGGCTGTTCCTCGACCACCGGCCGATGCGCCTGCGGATCCAGAAAGAGGCGGCCGGCAAGCGCTTCCTCAACCTGTTCTGCTACACCGCGACCGCCAGCGTCCATGCGGCCAAGGGCGGTGCTCGGAGCACCACCAGTGTCGACTTGTCGAAAACCTACCTGGACTGGGCGCGACGCAACCTCTCGCTCAACGGTTTCTCCGACAAGAACCGCCTGGAGCAGGGCGACGTCATGGCCTGGCTGGAAGCCAGTCGCGACGAATACGACCTGATCTTCATCGATCCACCGACCTTCTCCAACTCCAAGCGCATGGAAGGGATCTTTGACGTGCAACGCGACCACGTCCAGCTCCTGGACCTGGCCATGGCCCGCCTCGCACCGGGTGGCGTGCTGTATTTCTCCAACAACTTCCGCAAGTTCCAGCTCGAGGACAACCTCGGCGAGCGCTACGCGGTGGAGGAAATCACCGCCAAGACCATCGATCCGGACTTTGCCCGCAACGGCAAGATCCACCGTGCCTGGAAGATCACCGCCCGTTGA